A genome region from Micromonospora peucetia includes the following:
- a CDS encoding HAMP domain-containing sensor histidine kinase, producing the protein MNSLDQGKARLRGVPLRVKLVASVLALVTGALVVISASTTFFLRSYLEGQVDDDLRLAESTLSRAVDLVLQGKTTQVGLPSEFIVLAVDVNGVPRDDYFNPTIRPEDLPPWPTTEQGFADLIGDPFTVRSRDGHSRWRMLYTQLPNGQMGAVGLHLTDVDLAVKRLVWIDVLAGTAVLILLASIGAAIVRTSLKPLVEIERTAAAIAGGDLTRRVPDPEEGQPVPTSELGRLSRALNAMLTQIEAAFTARASSETAARYAEAAARDAAGSARASEARARRSEERMRQFVADASHELRTPLTTIRGFAELYRQGAASAPEQTADLLRRIEQEAARMGLLVEDLLLLARLDRERPLSLAPVELPVLASEAVEAARVVAPERRIELEIRPGSGPLVVYGDDARLRQVIGNLMTNALTHTPPDASVTLRLRAEPGNLAVAEVADTGPGLTPDQAERVFERFYRVDAARTRRAGGNTGTGLGLAIVAALVRAHHGTVEVAETPGGGATFRVRLPLVPDDNGDGE; encoded by the coding sequence GTGAACTCGCTCGACCAGGGGAAGGCGCGACTGCGCGGCGTCCCGCTCCGGGTCAAGCTGGTCGCTTCCGTCCTCGCCCTGGTCACCGGAGCGCTGGTGGTGATCAGCGCGTCGACCACCTTCTTCCTCCGCAGCTACCTTGAGGGCCAGGTCGACGATGACCTCCGGCTGGCCGAGAGCACCCTGTCCCGGGCGGTCGACCTGGTCCTGCAGGGCAAGACGACCCAGGTCGGTCTGCCCAGCGAGTTCATCGTGCTGGCGGTCGACGTCAACGGCGTGCCCAGGGATGACTACTTCAACCCGACAATCCGCCCGGAGGACCTGCCGCCGTGGCCGACGACCGAGCAGGGCTTCGCGGACCTGATCGGCGACCCTTTCACCGTCCGTTCCCGCGACGGCCACAGCCGTTGGCGGATGCTCTACACCCAGCTGCCGAACGGCCAGATGGGTGCGGTGGGACTGCACCTCACCGACGTGGACCTGGCCGTCAAGCGCCTGGTCTGGATCGACGTGCTCGCTGGCACCGCCGTGCTGATCCTGCTCGCCTCCATCGGGGCGGCGATCGTCCGGACCAGCCTGAAACCGCTGGTGGAGATAGAGCGTACGGCCGCCGCCATCGCCGGTGGCGACCTCACCCGGCGGGTGCCCGACCCGGAGGAGGGGCAACCTGTTCCGACCTCGGAGCTGGGCCGGCTCTCCCGGGCACTGAACGCGATGCTGACGCAGATCGAGGCGGCCTTCACCGCGCGGGCCTCCTCGGAGACCGCCGCCCGGTACGCCGAGGCTGCCGCCCGGGACGCGGCCGGGTCGGCGCGGGCCTCCGAGGCGCGGGCGCGCCGTTCGGAGGAACGGATGCGGCAGTTCGTGGCGGACGCCTCGCACGAGCTGCGGACGCCGCTGACCACGATCCGGGGCTTCGCCGAGCTCTACCGGCAGGGCGCGGCGAGCGCGCCGGAGCAGACCGCCGACCTGCTGCGCCGGATCGAGCAGGAGGCGGCCCGGATGGGGCTGTTGGTGGAGGACCTGCTGCTGCTGGCCCGGCTGGACCGGGAACGACCGCTGTCCCTCGCGCCGGTGGAGTTGCCCGTGCTGGCCAGTGAGGCGGTCGAGGCCGCCCGGGTGGTGGCGCCGGAACGCCGGATCGAGCTGGAGATCAGGCCCGGCTCCGGCCCACTGGTGGTCTACGGCGACGACGCCCGGCTGCGTCAGGTGATCGGCAACCTGATGACGAACGCCCTCACGCACACCCCGCCGGACGCCTCGGTGACCCTGCGGCTGCGCGCCGAGCCGGGGAACCTGGCCGTGGCGGAGGTGGCGGACACCGGACCCGGTCTCACCCCCGACCAGGCGGAACGGGTGTTCGAGCGTTTCTACCGGGTGGACGCGGCGCGTACCCGGCGGGCCGGCGGCAACACCGGCACCGGGCTCGGGCTGGCCATCGTCGCGGCGCTGGTGCGTGCCCACCACGGCACCGTCGAGGTGGCCGAGACCCCCGGCGGGGGAGCGACCTTCCGGGTGCGACTGCCGCTCGTGCCCGACGACAACGGTGATGGCGAGTGA
- a CDS encoding ABC transporter ATP-binding protein, whose amino-acid sequence MTDGQRSPTGDGQIVVSGLTKQYKNLRAVNNLSFTVEPGRVTGFLGPNGAGKTTTLRMLLNLVTPTEGTATISGRRYADLTDPLRQVGAVLEASSAHKGRTGINHLRVICAAAGLPKERADEALAQVGLTPAAKRKFKGYSLGMKQRLGIAAAMLGNPQVLMLDEPANGLDPEGIRWMRGFLKNLAHEGRTVLVSSHLLSEMQLLADDVVIIAAGQLVRQGTVEQVIGSMAQGIRVRVRTPQADALTAALKEGPASVDVDEHGVLLVGGVDAPTVGRVALTAGVELHELTTERPDLERVFLELTAGKAGIR is encoded by the coding sequence ATGACTGACGGGCAGAGAAGCCCCACCGGTGACGGTCAGATCGTGGTGTCCGGCCTGACGAAGCAGTACAAGAACCTCCGGGCCGTCAACAACCTGTCGTTCACCGTCGAACCGGGGCGGGTGACCGGCTTCCTCGGCCCCAACGGCGCCGGCAAGACCACCACGCTGCGGATGCTGCTGAACCTGGTCACGCCGACCGAGGGGACGGCGACCATCAGCGGACGGCGCTACGCCGACCTGACCGACCCGCTACGGCAGGTCGGCGCCGTGCTGGAGGCGTCCAGCGCGCACAAGGGCCGCACCGGCATCAACCACCTGCGGGTGATCTGCGCGGCGGCCGGGCTGCCGAAGGAGCGGGCCGACGAGGCGCTGGCGCAGGTCGGGCTCACCCCGGCGGCGAAGCGCAAGTTCAAGGGCTACTCGCTCGGCATGAAGCAGCGGCTCGGCATCGCCGCCGCGATGCTCGGCAACCCCCAGGTGCTGATGCTCGACGAGCCCGCCAACGGGCTCGACCCGGAGGGCATCCGGTGGATGCGCGGGTTCCTCAAGAACCTCGCCCACGAGGGCCGCACGGTGCTGGTCTCCAGCCACCTGCTGTCGGAGATGCAGCTCCTCGCCGACGACGTGGTGATCATCGCCGCCGGGCAACTGGTCCGGCAGGGCACGGTCGAGCAGGTGATCGGCTCGATGGCGCAGGGCATCCGGGTACGGGTGCGTACCCCGCAGGCCGACGCGCTGACCGCCGCCCTCAAGGAGGGGCCGGCCAGCGTCGACGTCGACGAGCACGGCGTCCTGCTGGTGGGCGGGGTGGACGCCCCGACCGTGGGCCGGGTCGCCCTGACGGCCGGCGTCGAACTGCACGAACTGACCACGGAACGGCCCGATCTGGAACGGGTCTTCCTGGAGCTGACGGCCGGAAAGGCGGGCATCCGATGA
- a CDS encoding S1C family serine protease: protein MTEHESDPQRRPAHTDAEPSHPTAELPRVERAQSDSDPIAPPAGDSAPTVGFTAPATDGPAPTAPFAGEAAPTVPFAGGSAPTAPIAGEAVPVRDEVPRTAESGPAADGALGAAESARAPEGGGTSAQPTPPGPFAPAPAAPQYPVSGQSQPGYPQAAGHSGYPQAAGQGGYPQIAGQPGAPWYGQQSGWSGGGQPGQPYGHQPQHPGQPQHPGQPQHPGQPGPPWAAPQETGPRPGRIAKFAGAGVAVFALMLGSGVAGGALALALDGDSGITRTYSAAPVINSADLPRIAASVQPSVVSIGTDNGEGSGVILTADGFVLTNNHVVASATEGRVVVTFADGKTAQAKIVGTDPKTDLAVVKANGVSDLKAATFGDSDAMQVGDQVLALGSPLGLQGSVTAGILSARDRTIQAGSNEQRQESNQGASSIAGLLQTDAPINPGNSGGALVNTRGEVIGINTAIATAGQGSSGNIGVGFAIPSNKAKDVAGKLQRGEKVSHPSLGVSVTAAEGGGALVAAVTPGSPAEKAGLQRGDVITRFGDKAVNDSDDLVGAVQAGKVGDRVGVTYKRNGTESKATVTLAETS from the coding sequence ATGACCGAGCACGAGTCCGACCCGCAGCGCCGGCCGGCCCACACCGACGCCGAGCCGTCGCACCCCACCGCCGAGCTGCCGCGCGTCGAGCGCGCGCAGTCCGACTCCGACCCGATCGCCCCGCCCGCCGGCGACTCCGCTCCCACGGTGGGCTTCACCGCCCCCGCCACCGACGGCCCCGCCCCGACCGCTCCCTTCGCTGGCGAGGCCGCCCCGACCGTTCCCTTCGCCGGTGGCTCCGCCCCGACCGCTCCGATCGCCGGTGAGGCCGTCCCGGTGCGCGACGAGGTGCCCCGTACCGCGGAGTCGGGCCCCGCTGCCGACGGCGCCCTCGGTGCCGCCGAGTCCGCCCGCGCGCCCGAGGGCGGCGGCACGTCCGCCCAGCCCACCCCGCCGGGTCCCTTCGCGCCCGCCCCGGCGGCGCCGCAGTACCCGGTCTCCGGCCAGTCCCAGCCCGGCTACCCGCAGGCCGCCGGCCACTCCGGTTACCCGCAGGCCGCCGGCCAGGGTGGTTATCCGCAGATCGCCGGCCAGCCCGGTGCACCCTGGTACGGCCAGCAGTCCGGCTGGAGCGGCGGGGGCCAGCCGGGACAGCCGTACGGCCACCAGCCGCAGCACCCGGGCCAGCCGCAGCACCCGGGCCAGCCGCAGCACCCGGGCCAGCCGGGGCCGCCGTGGGCGGCCCCGCAGGAGACGGGCCCCCGGCCGGGCCGGATCGCCAAGTTCGCCGGCGCCGGCGTCGCGGTGTTCGCGCTGATGCTCGGCTCGGGCGTCGCCGGCGGGGCGCTCGCCCTCGCCCTCGACGGCGACTCGGGCATCACCCGCACCTACTCGGCCGCGCCGGTCATCAACAGCGCCGACCTGCCCCGGATCGCCGCCTCCGTGCAGCCCAGCGTCGTCTCGATCGGCACCGACAACGGCGAGGGCTCCGGCGTGATCCTCACCGCCGACGGCTTCGTGCTCACCAACAACCACGTGGTCGCCTCCGCCACGGAGGGCCGCGTGGTGGTGACCTTCGCCGACGGGAAGACCGCCCAGGCCAAGATCGTCGGCACCGACCCGAAGACCGACCTGGCGGTGGTGAAGGCCAACGGCGTCAGCGACCTGAAGGCCGCCACCTTCGGCGACAGCGACGCCATGCAGGTCGGCGACCAGGTGCTGGCCCTCGGCAGCCCGCTGGGCCTACAGGGCTCGGTCACCGCCGGCATCCTCAGCGCCCGGGACCGCACCATCCAGGCGGGCAGCAACGAGCAGCGGCAGGAGTCCAACCAGGGGGCCAGCTCGATCGCCGGGCTGCTCCAGACCGACGCGCCGATCAACCCGGGCAACTCCGGCGGCGCCCTGGTCAACACCCGGGGCGAGGTGATCGGCATCAACACCGCCATCGCCACCGCCGGGCAGGGCAGCAGCGGCAACATCGGCGTCGGCTTCGCGATCCCCAGCAACAAGGCCAAGGACGTGGCCGGCAAGCTCCAGCGGGGCGAGAAGGTCAGCCACCCGTCGCTCGGGGTCAGCGTGACCGCAGCCGAGGGCGGCGGGGCACTGGTCGCCGCCGTCACCCCGGGCAGCCCCGCCGAGAAGGCCGGGTTGCAGCGTGGCGACGTGATCACCCGGTTCGGCGACAAGGCGGTCAACGATTCGGACGACCTGGTCGGCGCGGTGCAGGCCGGCAAGGTCGGCGACCGGGTCGGGGTGACCTACAAGCGCAACGGCACCGAATCCAAGGCAACCGTGACGCTCGCCGAGACGTCGTAA
- a CDS encoding SRPBCC family protein, with amino-acid sequence MVRNIHERQLAAPCAAVGALIDSLATPEDRLWPREQWPAMRFDRPLDVGARGGHGPIGYTVVAYQPGTRIRFEFSAPAGFHGYHEYEVLPDTDERCLLRHSLVMTTRWPAWLSWPVVYRPLHDALIEDSLDTAARHLGVAVPTPNRWTPWVRLLRSLVRRRRP; translated from the coding sequence ATGGTCCGCAACATCCACGAGCGGCAGCTCGCGGCACCTTGCGCAGCGGTCGGCGCGTTGATCGACTCCCTGGCCACCCCGGAAGACCGGTTGTGGCCGCGCGAGCAGTGGCCAGCCATGCGGTTCGACCGCCCACTCGACGTCGGCGCCCGCGGCGGACACGGGCCGATCGGCTACACCGTCGTCGCCTACCAGCCGGGGACCCGGATCCGGTTCGAGTTCTCCGCGCCGGCCGGCTTCCACGGCTACCACGAGTACGAGGTCCTGCCAGACACCGACGAACGCTGCCTGCTGCGTCACTCACTCGTCATGACCACGCGGTGGCCGGCGTGGTTGAGCTGGCCGGTGGTCTACCGCCCGCTGCACGACGCCCTCATCGAAGACAGTCTGGACACGGCGGCCCGCCACCTGGGAGTGGCGGTGCCGACCCCGAACCGCTGGACGCCGTGGGTCCGGCTCCTTCGGTCACTGGTCCGCCGACGGCGGCCCTGA
- a CDS encoding DUF4097 family beta strand repeat-containing protein, which yields MADWTVHAPQRITLDEGVTRLDVHLITGRLNVVATDGPARVDITRVGRRPVLVEHRDGRLSVRQQRRWRLSDHVFWLGPLSRLPRVDVSLAVPADVLADLELVQGSLVASGLCGETRVEMTAGQITLMGLRGRTSAKITAGPVEALGVAGDLHLETVSGEVILADSAAGQVRAQTVSGAITCDLDNPRRSDIRLSTTSGSITVRVRVDSDLAVRLHTTSGRITSGFPQVRGNARPGVVMDSEGVLGTGEGRLSASATSGSIALLARPVGDDDEELP from the coding sequence ATGGCCGACTGGACCGTGCACGCGCCGCAGCGGATCACGCTGGACGAGGGGGTCACCCGACTCGATGTCCACCTGATCACCGGCCGGCTCAACGTGGTGGCCACCGACGGCCCCGCCCGGGTCGACATCACCCGGGTCGGGCGCCGGCCGGTCCTGGTGGAGCACCGCGACGGCCGGCTCTCCGTACGCCAGCAGCGGCGCTGGCGGCTCTCGGACCACGTCTTCTGGCTGGGGCCGCTGTCCCGACTGCCCCGGGTCGACGTCTCTCTCGCGGTCCCCGCCGACGTGCTGGCCGACCTGGAGCTCGTGCAGGGCTCGCTGGTCGCGTCGGGCCTGTGCGGCGAGACCCGGGTGGAGATGACCGCCGGCCAGATCACCCTGATGGGGTTGCGCGGCCGGACGTCGGCGAAGATCACGGCGGGTCCGGTCGAGGCGCTCGGTGTGGCCGGCGACCTCCACCTGGAAACGGTCTCGGGCGAGGTTATCCTCGCCGACAGCGCGGCCGGGCAGGTCCGCGCGCAGACCGTCTCCGGTGCCATCACCTGTGACCTGGACAATCCACGGCGCAGCGACATCCGGCTCAGCACGACCTCCGGCAGCATCACCGTCCGGGTCCGCGTGGACAGCGACCTGGCCGTCCGCCTGCACACCACGTCGGGCCGGATCACCAGTGGCTTCCCCCAGGTGCGGGGCAACGCCCGGCCGGGAGTCGTGATGGACAGCGAGGGTGTGCTCGGCACGGGTGAAGGTAGGCTCTCCGCGTCCGCCACGTCGGGCAGCATCGCGCTGCTCGCCCGTCCGGTGGGTGACGACGACGAGGAGCTGCCGTGA
- a CDS encoding response regulator transcription factor, whose translation MAATQTEARLLVVEDDPNILELLSASLRFAGFDVATATSGSAALTAAKDHRPDLVVLDVMLPDLNGFEVIRMLREGGTRTPVVFLTARDATDDKIRGLTLGGDDYVTKPFSLEELTARIRAVLRRTSSGEQAPSRLTFADLELDEETHEVHRAGQRVQLSPTEFKLLRYLMLNANRVLSKAQILDHVWNYDFRGDDNIVESYISYLRRKVDNTQPRLIHTLRGVGYVLRKPAA comes from the coding sequence ATGGCCGCTACCCAGACCGAGGCGCGACTGCTCGTCGTCGAGGACGACCCCAACATCCTCGAACTGCTCTCCGCGAGCCTACGCTTCGCGGGCTTCGACGTGGCCACCGCGACGAGCGGCAGCGCCGCCCTCACCGCCGCCAAGGACCACCGGCCCGACCTCGTGGTGCTTGACGTGATGCTGCCCGACCTGAACGGCTTCGAGGTCATCCGGATGTTGCGCGAGGGCGGCACCCGTACGCCGGTGGTCTTCCTCACCGCCCGGGACGCCACCGACGACAAGATCCGCGGGCTCACCCTGGGCGGGGACGACTACGTCACCAAGCCGTTCAGCCTGGAGGAGTTGACCGCCCGGATCCGGGCGGTGCTGCGGCGCACCAGCAGTGGCGAGCAGGCCCCCTCCCGGCTGACCTTCGCCGACCTGGAGCTGGACGAGGAGACCCACGAGGTGCACCGGGCCGGTCAACGGGTGCAGCTCTCGCCGACCGAGTTCAAGCTGCTGCGCTATCTGATGCTGAACGCCAACCGGGTGCTCTCCAAGGCGCAGATCCTCGACCACGTGTGGAACTACGACTTCCGGGGCGACGACAACATCGTCGAGTCCTACATCTCCTACCTGCGCCGCAAGGTGGACAACACCCAGCCCCGGCTGATCCACACGCTGCGTGGAGTCGGCTACGTGCTGCGCAAGCCGGCGGCGTGA
- a CDS encoding PadR family transcriptional regulator, which translates to MTAVFSHGRLRLYLLKLLDDGPKHGYELIRLLEDRFLGLYAPSAGTIYPRLQRLEADGLVTHTAAGGRKVYEMTEAGRAELRQRAGELTALESDIAASVEDLSALAGEIQSEVRGSVRDLKRELREAARQTRRPRWAAPGFGPMPAPGPTPDPSPGPSPSQPAPGLTPGFAPGSSPATGLSSVPGASSMPGSTALAEFDQRLAAFAVEVGALVRARRLSDSQLRTAVRLLDGALDGLRRLLR; encoded by the coding sequence GTGACCGCCGTGTTCAGTCACGGGCGGCTCCGGCTCTACCTGCTCAAGCTTCTCGACGACGGCCCGAAGCACGGCTACGAGCTGATCCGCCTGCTGGAGGACCGCTTTCTCGGCCTCTATGCGCCCAGCGCCGGCACCATCTACCCCCGGTTGCAGCGGCTGGAGGCCGACGGGCTGGTAACCCACACCGCCGCCGGTGGCCGCAAGGTCTATGAGATGACCGAGGCGGGCCGCGCCGAGCTGCGGCAGCGGGCCGGCGAGCTGACCGCCCTGGAGTCGGACATCGCCGCCTCCGTGGAGGATCTGTCCGCGCTGGCCGGAGAGATCCAGAGCGAGGTACGCGGCTCGGTCCGCGACCTGAAGCGGGAGCTGCGCGAGGCGGCCCGACAGACCCGCCGTCCCCGCTGGGCGGCCCCCGGATTCGGCCCCATGCCCGCCCCCGGTCCGACACCCGATCCCTCGCCCGGCCCGTCGCCGTCGCAGCCCGCCCCCGGCCTGACGCCCGGCTTCGCCCCCGGCTCTTCGCCGGCAACCGGCCTGTCGTCGGTGCCTGGGGCGTCGTCCATGCCCGGATCGACGGCGCTCGCCGAGTTCGACCAGCGGCTGGCTGCCTTCGCTGTCGAGGTGGGCGCCCTGGTGCGGGCCCGCCGGCTGAGCGATTCGCAGTTGCGTACCGCCGTCCGGCTGCTCGACGGCGCGCTGGACGGCCTGCGCCGACTGCTGCGCTGA
- a CDS encoding BON domain-containing protein yields MTTAAAVRTDGRIQQDVLDELAWDAQVQPNEIGVTVAEGVVTLTGWVDGYARKWAAQRCAQRVRGVRAVADDVEVRLPGEAGRTDAEIAIAASRALEWDSFVPAERLDVTVANGWVMLRGEVEFGWQRRTAERELRRLRGVRGVTNLVEVRPAASPDAERARRDLQRALGRGIGTERVTVELDGDTVVLTGVVRSWWERDEAERVAWSAEGVRAVRDRLLVGG; encoded by the coding sequence ATGACCACGGCAGCGGCCGTCCGGACGGACGGGCGGATCCAGCAGGACGTGCTCGACGAGCTGGCCTGGGACGCCCAGGTGCAGCCGAACGAGATCGGGGTGACCGTCGCCGAGGGCGTGGTGACCCTGACCGGCTGGGTGGACGGGTACGCGCGGAAGTGGGCGGCGCAACGCTGCGCGCAGCGCGTACGGGGGGTGCGGGCGGTCGCCGACGACGTCGAGGTGCGCCTGCCCGGCGAGGCGGGGCGTACGGACGCCGAGATCGCGATCGCGGCGAGCCGGGCGCTGGAGTGGGACAGCTTCGTCCCCGCCGAGCGGCTGGACGTCACCGTGGCCAACGGTTGGGTGATGCTGCGTGGCGAGGTGGAGTTCGGCTGGCAGCGGCGTACCGCCGAACGGGAGCTGCGCCGGCTGCGGGGCGTACGCGGCGTGACCAACCTGGTCGAGGTGCGGCCCGCCGCCAGTCCCGACGCCGAGCGGGCCCGGCGTGACCTCCAACGGGCGTTGGGGCGCGGAATCGGCACGGAACGGGTGACCGTCGAGCTGGACGGGGACACGGTCGTGCTGACCGGGGTGGTCCGGTCCTGGTGGGAGCGGGACGAGGCGGAACGGGTGGCCTGGTCCGCCGAGGGGGTGCGGGCGGTGCGGGACCGCCTCCTCGTGGGCGGATGA
- a CDS encoding glycosyltransferase family 4 protein, translating to MVVPPWLSVPPPGYGGLEHVVTGLVDGLVDRGHAVTVFGAGREHGTGAAFVSTVPELQFERLGEALPELAHLARVNHRVHAGDFDVVHDHTTIGPLIAGHRAVPTLATVHGNPVGEYGDVLSETDRGVGLVAVSHAQRRLNPGLPWAGTVHNALDVRGIPHKTAPGQGPVLWLARFSPDKGPDVAIRACRAAGLPLVLAGKCNEPAEHRYYDEVVRPMLGEDVRVVLDADRTEALRLLIETRCLIMPIQWEEPFGMVMVEAMATGTPVVALNRGAVPELVRPGTTGLICEHVDELPGALRAAAGLDSAACVAHVRENFSTERMAAGYEAVYRRFTAGTPQSAAAREPARIPAR from the coding sequence ATGGTGGTGCCGCCATGGCTGTCGGTGCCGCCGCCCGGCTACGGCGGGCTGGAACACGTGGTGACCGGCCTGGTGGACGGGCTGGTGGACAGGGGTCACGCGGTGACCGTCTTCGGGGCGGGCCGGGAACACGGGACCGGTGCCGCGTTCGTCTCCACGGTGCCCGAGCTCCAGTTCGAACGGCTCGGCGAGGCGCTGCCCGAGCTGGCCCACCTGGCCCGGGTCAACCACCGGGTCCACGCCGGCGACTTCGACGTCGTCCACGACCACACCACCATCGGCCCGCTGATCGCCGGTCACCGGGCGGTGCCCACCCTGGCCACCGTGCACGGCAACCCCGTCGGCGAGTACGGCGACGTGCTCAGCGAGACCGACCGGGGCGTCGGGCTGGTGGCCGTCTCGCACGCCCAGCGCCGGCTCAACCCGGGGCTACCCTGGGCCGGCACGGTGCACAACGCGTTGGACGTCCGGGGCATCCCGCACAAGACCGCACCCGGGCAGGGGCCGGTGCTCTGGCTGGCCCGCTTCAGCCCTGACAAGGGGCCGGACGTCGCCATCCGGGCGTGCCGGGCCGCCGGTTTGCCGCTGGTGCTGGCCGGCAAGTGCAACGAGCCCGCCGAGCATCGCTACTACGACGAGGTGGTCCGGCCCATGCTCGGCGAGGACGTCCGGGTGGTGCTCGACGCCGACCGGACCGAGGCGCTGCGGCTGCTGATCGAGACCCGGTGCCTGATCATGCCGATCCAGTGGGAGGAACCGTTCGGCATGGTGATGGTGGAGGCGATGGCCACCGGGACTCCGGTGGTGGCGCTGAACCGGGGTGCCGTGCCGGAACTCGTCCGGCCCGGAACGACCGGCCTGATCTGCGAGCACGTGGACGAGCTGCCGGGGGCGTTGCGCGCGGCGGCCGGCCTCGATTCGGCGGCCTGCGTCGCGCACGTGAGGGAGAACTTCTCCACCGAACGGATGGCCGCCGGCTACGAGGCGGTGTACCGCCGCTTCACGGCGGGGACGCCCCAGTCCGCCGCAGCCCGGGAACCGGCCCGAATCCCGGCCCGCTGA
- a CDS encoding TetR/AcrR family transcriptional regulator produces MPQPVKHSTDVMLDAVRALVLSGGPAAASARAVCLATGASSGSVYHRFPRRDDLVAAAWLRAQDRFLRGYLDALAPADAQAGVRAAVAVLTWCRTDPEDAALLLRHALRDLLRGDTSPALAQQAQTHHRALGDALTTVAHATGHRLTDVVLALVDLPYAVARRAMRDHGTPGDEDIAAVRRAVTLLLPATPDSSPCPSS; encoded by the coding sequence ATGCCGCAGCCGGTCAAGCACTCGACGGACGTGATGCTCGACGCCGTACGTGCTCTGGTGCTCTCGGGCGGGCCGGCCGCCGCTTCCGCCCGTGCCGTCTGCCTGGCCACCGGTGCATCCAGCGGTTCGGTCTACCACCGCTTCCCCCGTCGCGACGACCTCGTCGCCGCCGCCTGGCTGCGTGCGCAGGACCGCTTCCTCCGCGGCTACCTGGATGCCCTCGCGCCCGCCGACGCGCAGGCCGGCGTCCGCGCCGCGGTGGCCGTCCTGACCTGGTGTCGTACCGACCCTGAGGACGCGGCCCTCCTGCTGCGCCACGCACTGCGCGACCTGCTGCGCGGCGACACCTCACCCGCGCTCGCCCAGCAGGCGCAGACTCACCACCGCGCCCTCGGCGACGCCCTCACCACGGTGGCCCACGCCACCGGGCACCGCCTGACCGACGTCGTGCTGGCCCTCGTCGACCTGCCATACGCGGTCGCCCGCCGCGCCATGCGCGACCACGGAACTCCCGGCGACGAGGACATCGCCGCCGTACGGCGAGCCGTCACCCTGCTGCTGCCCGCCACCCCGGACTCCTCGCCGTGCCCCTCGTCATGA
- a CDS encoding ABC transporter permease, which translates to MNLVRSELLKIRTTSAWWWLAIAAFLSIVLAFAFNAWVANETLNGKGEDLGLTGDQASAAAQAANLYTSGQYLGLMFVMLIGILMVTNEFFHQTATTTFLATPRRTSVIVSKLIAASLLGFGFWLVTTVIDLIAGSVFLSANGHGALLGEWAVQRALLLNLLAYAIWTVLGVGIGTLITNQLGAVITAAVLYLVGTQVVGLLFMLLANLLDSQAVIKWQVIWPAVASTVMVSEGQTDFTPAWWVGALVLIGYAVVSGVTGILITRRRDVS; encoded by the coding sequence ATGAATCTCGTCCGATCCGAGCTGCTCAAGATCCGTACCACCAGCGCGTGGTGGTGGCTGGCCATCGCCGCGTTTCTGTCGATCGTGCTGGCCTTCGCGTTCAACGCCTGGGTCGCCAACGAGACGTTGAATGGCAAGGGCGAGGACCTGGGCCTCACCGGCGACCAGGCGTCCGCGGCGGCGCAGGCGGCGAACCTCTACACCTCCGGGCAGTACCTGGGCCTGATGTTCGTGATGCTGATCGGCATCCTGATGGTCACCAACGAGTTCTTCCACCAGACGGCGACCACGACGTTCCTGGCCACGCCACGGCGTACGTCGGTCATCGTCAGCAAGCTCATCGCGGCCAGCCTGCTGGGCTTCGGGTTCTGGCTGGTGACCACGGTGATCGACCTGATCGCCGGTTCGGTGTTCCTGTCGGCCAACGGCCACGGCGCCCTGCTCGGCGAGTGGGCCGTGCAGCGGGCGCTGCTGCTCAACCTGCTGGCGTACGCCATCTGGACGGTCCTCGGCGTGGGCATCGGCACGCTGATCACCAACCAGCTCGGCGCGGTGATCACCGCCGCGGTGCTCTACCTGGTCGGCACGCAGGTGGTGGGGCTGCTGTTCATGCTGCTGGCGAACCTGCTGGACAGCCAGGCCGTGATCAAGTGGCAGGTGATCTGGCCGGCCGTCGCCTCGACGGTCATGGTCAGCGAGGGCCAGACGGACTTCACCCCCGCGTGGTGGGTCGGCGCGCTCGTGCTGATCGGCTACGCGGTGGTGAGCGGGGTCACCGGCATCCTGATCACCCGGCGGCGTGACGTCTCCTGA